A stretch of the Chanos chanos chromosome 1, fChaCha1.1, whole genome shotgun sequence genome encodes the following:
- the lmo4a gene encoding LIM domain transcription factor LMO4a, which translates to MVNSRVESSSVAVTGGGSAMRSCAGCGSRISDRFLLFSMERYWHTRCLKCSCCHAQLGEIGTSCYSKGGMILCRNDYIRLFGHSGACSACGQSIPANEMVMKAHSSVYHLKCFTCATCRNRLVPGDRFHYVNGTIFCEHDRPGGALLSSHLTNTLLPDQKVC; encoded by the exons ATGGTAAACAGCCGCGTGGAGTCTTCGTCCGTGGCTGTGACGGGAGGCGGTTCGGCGATGCGGTCGTGTGCTGGCTGCGGCAGTCGTATTTCCGACCGTTTCCTGCTGTTCTCCATGGAACGGTACTGGCACACGCGCTGCCTGAAGTGCTCCTGCTGCCACGCCCAGCTGGGGGAGATCGGCACCAGCTGCTACAGTAAAGGAGGCATGATCCTGTGTCGGAACGACTACATCAG GTTGTTTGGTCACAGTGGTGCGTGCAGTGCCTGTGGTCAGTCGATTCCCGCCAATGAAATGGTCATGAAGGCACACAGCAGTGTGTACCATCTGAAG TGTTTTACCTGTGCCACCTGTCGGAACCGTTTGGTGCCTGGTGACCGTTTCCATTATGTCAATGGTACCATCTTCTGCGAACATGACCGCCCCGGTGGAGCCCTCCTCAGCAGTCACCTGACCAACACGCTCTTGCCTGACCAGAAG gtgTGCTGA